From a single Streptomyces misionensis genomic region:
- a CDS encoding DUF5926 family protein: MAKKRPQTKAKRPQPAGGAGADGAIPVVGGREPCPCGSGRRYKACHGREAAHAVTELVRRPFEGLPGECDWVALRELVPAATVELTLKDGLPEDVPSVTLATVLPMAWPALRRDDGSVLLGLQNDTASGDISRDLADTLQRALVAEPGTPVQGRRAPADGPRLQELIDPEGPFEPVVHSGFEFWVPDAENATPEVAASLERANAAAIPTVRLSGVDAAYWCETPEKNHLRWVMPHPEERLLDALARLHAAGRSSLGEGTRLVGSFRAHGLTVPVWDLPSGVGAQDVEKPAAEFAERLAAALAVEEPLTAEERRARGGLTNRQVTLS, translated from the coding sequence ATGGCCAAGAAGCGACCCCAGACCAAGGCCAAGCGCCCGCAGCCGGCGGGCGGGGCGGGCGCCGACGGTGCCATTCCGGTGGTCGGCGGCCGTGAGCCCTGCCCCTGCGGCAGCGGCCGGCGCTACAAGGCGTGCCACGGCCGGGAGGCCGCGCACGCCGTGACCGAGCTGGTGCGGCGCCCGTTCGAGGGCCTGCCCGGCGAGTGCGACTGGGTGGCGCTGCGCGAGCTGGTCCCGGCCGCGACGGTCGAGCTGACCCTCAAGGACGGCCTGCCCGAGGACGTCCCGTCGGTCACCCTCGCCACGGTGCTGCCGATGGCCTGGCCGGCCCTGCGCCGCGACGACGGCTCGGTCCTGCTCGGCCTCCAGAACGACACGGCCTCCGGCGACATCAGCCGCGACCTGGCCGACACGCTCCAGCGCGCGCTGGTGGCGGAGCCGGGCACCCCGGTGCAGGGGCGGCGCGCCCCCGCCGACGGCCCCCGGCTGCAGGAACTGATTGACCCCGAGGGCCCGTTCGAGCCGGTGGTGCACAGCGGCTTCGAGTTCTGGGTGCCGGACGCGGAGAACGCCACGCCGGAGGTCGCCGCCTCCCTGGAGCGGGCCAACGCGGCCGCGATCCCGACGGTGCGGCTGTCCGGGGTGGACGCCGCGTACTGGTGCGAGACCCCGGAGAAGAACCACCTGCGCTGGGTGATGCCCCACCCGGAGGAGCGGCTTCTGGACGCTCTCGCGCGGCTGCACGCGGCGGGCCGCTCCAGCCTCGGCGAGGGCACCCGGCTCGTGGGCTCCTTCCGTGCTCACGGGCTCACCGTCCCGGTCTGGGACCTGCCGAGCGGGGTCGGCGCGCAGGACGTGGAGAAGCCGGCGGCGGAGTTCGCCGAGCGACTGGCCGCCGCCCTGGCGGTGGAGGAACCGCTCACCGCGGAGGAGCGGCGGGCACGCGGCGGACTGACCAACCGGCAGGTCACGCTGAGCTGA
- a CDS encoding PP2C family protein-serine/threonine phosphatase, whose protein sequence is MLDIPSRVRVHVETLLAAQNHMGVCDAFEHYAPVRRPRAMNAPHPPKVAGIDPTVPTSGHTVAAATPTSAATSGTAFGPAPAAPAVPAPHGPAPGALLQDRLAGWVSDLTTLHELTERLTRTDALESALDELLRAGAALVGARRGLVVLDPGDGLGPRPATGLGLGRADLGHLETVPRAALPYDTAPGGEAVHPDLFAEEGLDPRHREVAARLGYAASYALPLTTDGAGPLGAAVWLYDEPAEPHERQRHLAGLYVRHAAEHLARLGELERTRACMAAITEELLPSRLPRVTGVRLAARHRTGRRGGGDWYDALPLPDAGLGLSVGSVTGSGPGAVAAMGRLRASLRAYAVMEGEDPVAVLSDLELLLRLTEPARCATALFAYCEPALRRVTLAGAGHSPPLLTGERRTEFAETSVSAPLGMLSCWEAPSVEIQAEAGETVLLYTDGLLHRTGDPMDRAFARLHTAAASVPRALRGDPGAVADHVLRAVLPDGRDAAEGEEDVVLLAARFD, encoded by the coding sequence ATGCTGGACATCCCCTCACGAGTGCGTGTACATGTGGAGACACTGCTAGCGGCGCAGAATCACATGGGGGTTTGCGATGCTTTTGAGCACTACGCACCGGTCCGAAGGCCGCGCGCGATGAACGCCCCGCACCCCCCGAAAGTGGCCGGAATCGATCCCACCGTTCCCACCTCCGGCCACACTGTCGCGGCCGCCACCCCCACCTCGGCAGCCACCTCGGGCACCGCCTTCGGCCCCGCCCCCGCGGCCCCCGCCGTCCCCGCCCCGCACGGCCCCGCGCCCGGCGCCCTCCTCCAGGACCGGCTGGCCGGCTGGGTCTCGGACCTCACCACGCTCCACGAACTCACCGAGCGGCTCACCCGCACCGACGCCCTGGAGTCCGCCCTCGACGAACTGCTGCGCGCCGGAGCCGCCCTCGTCGGCGCCCGCCGCGGCCTCGTCGTCCTGGACCCGGGCGACGGACTCGGCCCCCGCCCCGCCACCGGCCTCGGCCTCGGCCGCGCCGACCTCGGCCATCTGGAGACCGTCCCGCGCGCCGCGCTGCCGTACGACACCGCCCCCGGCGGCGAGGCCGTCCACCCCGACCTGTTCGCCGAGGAGGGCCTCGACCCCCGGCACCGGGAGGTCGCCGCCCGCCTCGGTTACGCCGCCAGCTACGCCCTGCCGCTCACCACCGACGGCGCCGGCCCCCTCGGCGCCGCCGTCTGGCTCTACGACGAGCCCGCCGAACCCCATGAGCGCCAGCGCCACCTGGCCGGCCTCTACGTCCGGCACGCCGCGGAACACCTGGCCAGGCTGGGCGAGTTGGAGCGGACCCGCGCCTGCATGGCGGCCATCACCGAGGAACTGCTGCCCTCCCGGCTGCCCCGGGTGACCGGCGTGCGGCTCGCCGCCCGGCACCGCACCGGGCGGCGCGGCGGCGGCGACTGGTACGACGCGCTGCCGCTGCCGGACGCGGGGCTCGGCCTGTCCGTGGGCTCGGTCACCGGCTCCGGGCCGGGCGCGGTGGCCGCCATGGGCCGGCTGCGCGCCTCGCTGCGCGCCTACGCGGTGATGGAGGGCGAGGACCCGGTCGCCGTCCTGTCCGACCTGGAACTGCTGCTGCGGCTGACCGAGCCCGCCCGCTGCGCCACCGCCCTGTTCGCCTACTGCGAGCCGGCGCTGCGCCGGGTCACCCTGGCCGGTGCCGGGCACAGCCCGCCGCTGCTGACCGGGGAGCGGCGCACCGAGTTCGCCGAGACCTCCGTCTCCGCCCCGCTCGGCATGCTCTCCTGCTGGGAGGCGCCCAGCGTGGAGATCCAGGCCGAGGCCGGGGAGACGGTGCTGCTGTACACCGACGGGCTGCTGCACCGCACCGGCGACCCGATGGACCGTGCCTTCGCCCGGCTGCACACGGCCGCGGCGAGCGTTCCCCGGGCGCTGCGCGGCGACCCGGGGGCCGTCGCCGACCACGTGCTGCGCGCGGTGCTGCCGGACGGCCGGGACGCGGCCGAGGGCGAGGAGGACGTCGTGCTGCTGGCGGCCCGCTTCGACTGA
- a CDS encoding bifunctional DNA primase/polymerase, translating into MREILGRRRRLLSRRRNDGRPELLGTALTVATEWQWPVLPGVAPDPQGRARCGCPDPECTVPGAHPFDPGLLAATTDARMVRWWWTNRPSAPIILATGGSAPCAVSLPALAASRALALLDRRGMRLGPVIASPTRWALLVKPYSMEQLGELLYAKDFVPGSLRFHGEGGYVALPPSETGAGAVRWEREPLPGSAAPWVPDVEAVVDAVVDALTRTGVSAPEM; encoded by the coding sequence ATGCGCGAGATCCTCGGAAGGCGACGCAGGCTCCTGTCCAGGCGACGGAACGACGGAAGGCCCGAGCTGCTCGGCACGGCCCTCACCGTCGCGACGGAGTGGCAGTGGCCCGTACTCCCGGGCGTGGCCCCGGACCCGCAGGGCCGGGCCCGCTGCGGCTGCCCCGACCCGGAGTGCACGGTGCCCGGCGCCCACCCCTTCGACCCGGGCCTGCTCGCGGCCACCACCGACGCGCGCATGGTGCGCTGGTGGTGGACCAACCGGCCGAGCGCGCCCATCATCCTCGCGACCGGCGGCAGCGCGCCGTGCGCGGTCAGCCTGCCGGCGCTGGCCGCCTCCCGCGCCCTCGCCCTGCTCGACCGGCGGGGCATGCGCCTCGGCCCGGTGATCGCCTCGCCCACCCGCTGGGCGCTGCTCGTCAAGCCGTACTCCATGGAGCAGTTGGGCGAGCTGCTGTACGCCAAGGACTTCGTCCCCGGCTCCCTGCGCTTCCACGGTGAGGGCGGCTACGTCGCGCTTCCCCCGTCCGAGACCGGCGCCGGCGCGGTGCGCTGGGAGCGGGAACCGCTGCCCGGCTCGGCGGCGCCCTGGGTGCCGGACGTGGAGGCCGTGGTGGACGCGGTGGTCGACGCCCTCACTCGTACGGGTGTGAGCGCGCCCGAGATGTAG
- a CDS encoding ATP-binding protein: protein MRHRKRIGRFPAQIAGASTPWRGAKEVSGVALVVAQEVPTSSCMAVPHGPAGVGNARRRMRAQLRDGGVPEAVVDDAVLILSELLSNACKHGRPLDDTAGEGGVRAAWRVDPRGRLIVEVTDGGGPTRPAPATPSVTAHGGRGLNIITALADDWGVRDDVRGEVTVWVVVHGDVHDPDARCRRDHVAAAITASALPELAGLDLAEAFEDLA, encoded by the coding sequence ATGCGTCACCGGAAGAGGATTGGCCGGTTTCCGGCACAGATCGCTGGGGCATCCACACCGTGGCGTGGGGCGAAGGAGGTCTCGGGGGTGGCGTTGGTGGTGGCACAGGAGGTGCCCACGTCGTCGTGCATGGCCGTACCCCATGGCCCTGCGGGCGTGGGGAACGCGAGGCGCCGGATGCGCGCGCAGCTGCGCGACGGAGGCGTGCCGGAAGCGGTGGTCGACGACGCCGTACTGATCCTTTCGGAACTGCTGAGCAATGCCTGCAAACACGGCCGGCCGCTGGACGACACGGCCGGGGAGGGCGGCGTACGGGCCGCCTGGCGGGTCGATCCGCGGGGCCGGCTCATCGTGGAGGTCACGGACGGCGGGGGCCCGACCCGCCCGGCGCCGGCCACCCCCTCGGTGACGGCGCACGGCGGCCGGGGGCTGAACATCATCACGGCGCTCGCCGACGACTGGGGCGTGCGCGACGACGTGCGCGGCGAGGTGACGGTCTGGGTGGTGGTCCACGGGGACGTGCACGACCCGGACGCCCGCTGCCGGCGCGACCACGTCGCCGCGGCGATCACCGCGTCCGCGCTGCCCGAGCTGGCGGGGCTGGATCTCGCGGAGGCGTTCGAGGACCTGGCCTGA